The following are from one region of the Myotis daubentonii chromosome 2, mMyoDau2.1, whole genome shotgun sequence genome:
- the ING1 gene encoding inhibitor of growth protein 1 isoform X3, with protein MCTCTTLLIRVLCLGHPRNTYHYEEILKELDEYYEKFKRETDSNQKRRALHCIQRALIRSQELGDEKIQIVSQMVELVENRTRQVDSHVELFEAHQEVNDTTGHSGKAGQDKSKNETITQAEKPNNKRSRRQRNNENRENAANNHDHDDITSGTPKEKKAKASKKKKRSKAKAEREASPADLPIDPNEPTYCLCNQVSYGEMIGCDNDECPIEWFHFSCVGLNHKPKGKWYCPKCRGENEKTMDKALEKSKKERAYNR; from the exons ATGTGTACTTGCACGACTTTGTTAATAAGAGTACTTTGCTTGGGGCATCCAAGAAATACATACCATTATGAAG AAATCCTGAAGGAGCTAGATGAGTATTACGAGAAGTTTAAGCGGGAGACGGACAGCAACCAGAAGAGGAGAGCGTTGCACTGCATTCAGAGAGCCCTGATCCGCAGCCAGGAGCTGGGCGACGAGAAGATCCAGATTGTGAGTCAGATGGTGGAGCTGGTGGAGAACAGGACCAGGCAGGTGGACAGTCACGTGGAACTCTTTGAGGCACACCAAGAGGTCAATGACACCACTGGCCACAGTGGCAAAGCCGGCCAGGATAAGTCCAAGAACGAGACAATCACACAGGCAGAAAAGCCCAATAACAAGAGGTCTCGGAGACAGCGCAACAACGAAAATCGGGAGAATGCAGCCAATAATCACGATCATGATGACATCACCTCAGGAACGCCTAAGGAGAAGAAAGCAAAGGCCTCCAAGAAGAAGAAACGCTCCAAGGCCAAAGCAGAGAGGGAAGCATCCCCTGCAGACCTTCCCATCGACCCGAACGAGCCCACGTACTGTCTGTGCAATCAGGTCTCCTATGGAGAAATGATCGGCTGTGACAATGACGAGTGCCCCATCGAGTGGTTCCACTTCTCCTGTGTAGGACTGAATCATAAACCAAAGGGCAAGTGGTACTGTCCCAAGTGTCGAGGGGAGAACGAGAAAACAATGGACAAAGCCCTGGAGAAATCCAAAAAGGAGAGGGCTTATAACAGGTAG